The segment CGGCGCCGGGAAGCCGGATGCCGGGATGCCGGGTGCCGGAGCACCGGACCTCGCGGCGGCCGCCAGCCAGGTGCCTCCGGGACCTGCCGGCTGCGGGGCATTGCGGCGTCTGGAGACCCTTGCTGCCCATGCCGCCACCTGCCCCTTCTGCGGGTCGCGCCGTACCCGCCGGGAGAACGCCTTCGGGCCGACCCCGTGCCGCAGCCTGTGGTATTGCCTGGATTGCCGCAACCCCTTCGAGCAGATGAAGGCCCTTTGATCTTCGCCCCCCACCCCCCGGCAAGGAAGCCGCAAGGAAATCCACCCGCCTCACGCCAATTGGCGTAAAAGGCCCAGGCCGGGTCAGATCCTGCGGGGCCGCCCCGGCCGGGCCAGATCCTGCTGGAGGGGATGACGTTCATGGCCGAAGGCCACGGCCGCTACACCACCATCCTGGCCGAGCGGGAGGGCGGCGTCCTCACCCTTACCCTCAACCGGCCCGAGGTGCTCAACGCCTTCAACCGGACCATGACCTCCGAGCTGCTGGACGCCTTGCGCCGGGCGGAGCGGGACCCCGGGGTGCGCTGCGTGGTGATCACCGGCGCAGGGCGCGCCTTTTCCGCCGGGGAAGACCTGAAGAGCCGGCAGGAGGGCGGCGAGAAGTCCTTCATCGCATCCCTGCGCGAGCGGTACAACCCCCTGATCTGGAAGATCCGGACCATGGAGAAGCCCGTCCTGGCGGCCGTCAACGGCGTGGCGGCGGGGGCCGGCCTGGGGCTGGCCCTGGCCTGCGATCTGCGCCTGGCCTCGGAGCAGGCCCGCTTCGGGCAGGTGTTCGTCAAGGTCGGCCTGGCGCCCGATTCGGGCACCAGCCTGTTCCTCCTGCAGCTGGTGGGGCCGGCCCGGGCGGCGGAAATGGCCTTCTTCGGCGACCTGGTCCCTGCCGGGGAGGCGTTGCGGATGGGGCTGGTCAACCGCGTGGTGCCCCATGAGGAACTGGCCGAAGCCACGCGCCAGTGGGCCCAGCGGCTGGCCGCCGGCGCCACCCGGGCCATCGGCCTGGCCAAGCGGGCCTTCAACTTTGCCGCGGGAGCCCGCCTGGCGGAGGTGCTGGAATACGAGGCGTACCTGCAGGAGATCGCCGGCCACACCGCCGACCACGCCGAAGGAGTGCAGGCGTTCCTGGAGAAGCGCGAGCCCCGCTTCCAGGGGCGCTGACGGGAGGCCGCCCCGGTGAACAGGTCAACGGTGGCGGGCGGGTCCCCGGCGGATCTCGGGGCGGTCGTGGCGGTGCTGGGTGCCGGCACCATGGGCGGCGGCATCGCCCGGGTGGCCGTGGAGGCGGGGTTTGCCGTGGTCCTCTACGATGTGGCCATCGCCGCCCTGGAACGGGCCCGCCGGCGGCTTGCGGAGGCCTGGCGGCGCCACGAGCAGGAGGGCCGCGTTCCTCCCGGCACGGCGGCGGAACGGCTCGGGCGGCTGCAGACCACCACGGACCTGGGCGCCGTGGCCCCGGCGGCCGTGGTGATCGAGGCGGCGCCCGAAGACCTGGGGCTCAAGCAGGACCTGCTGGCGAGCGTGGGCCGGCGGGTCCGCCCCGAGGCCCTGGTCGCCAGCAACACCTCGTCCCTGTCCATCACGGCCCTGGCCCGGGTGGTCCCCGGGCCGGAGCGGGTCATCGGCCTGCACTTTTTCAACCCGGTGCCGGCCATGCGGCTGGTGGAAGTGGTCGCCGGTGCCCTCAGCGCGCCCGAGGCCGTGGCCCGCGGGGTCGACCTGGCCCGCCGGCTGGGCAAGGAGCCCGTGGTGTGCGCCGACACCCCGGGCTTCGTGGTCAACCGGGTGGCCCGGCCCTTCTACGGGGAGGCCCTCCGGCTGCTGGGCGAGGGGGTGGCGGGGGTCGAGACCATCGACGCCCTGCTGCGAGCCGCCGGCTTCCCCATGGGGCCTTTCCAGCTGATGGACCTCATCGGCATCGACGTGAACCTGGCGGTGACCCGTTCGGTGTTCGAGGGGTATGGCGGCGAAACCCGCTACCGGCCCCACCCCATCCAGCAGCAGCTGGTGGCCGCGGGGTGGCTGGGACGCAAGACGGGCCGCGGCTTCTACCGCTACAGCGAAGCGGGGGAGCCCGTGGGGGTGGCCTGGCGCGGCTGGCGGCAGGTGGCGGCGGGGAGCGGTTTGGCCAGCGTGCCCGCGGAAGGCCAGCCGGCGGCTGCCGGTGGCCCGGCGACCGGTTCTGCGGCCGGTGGGGGGCCGGAAGGCCGGCCGGACCACCTCTGGGTGGTGGGCGACGGGCCCCTGGCCCAAGCCCTTGGCGCGCGGTGGTCCCAGGCGGGCGTCGAAGTCGAGCG is part of the Thermaerobacter subterraneus DSM 13965 genome and harbors:
- a CDS encoding enoyl-CoA hydratase/isomerase family protein; translation: MTFMAEGHGRYTTILAEREGGVLTLTLNRPEVLNAFNRTMTSELLDALRRAERDPGVRCVVITGAGRAFSAGEDLKSRQEGGEKSFIASLRERYNPLIWKIRTMEKPVLAAVNGVAAGAGLGLALACDLRLASEQARFGQVFVKVGLAPDSGTSLFLLQLVGPARAAEMAFFGDLVPAGEALRMGLVNRVVPHEELAEATRQWAQRLAAGATRAIGLAKRAFNFAAGARLAEVLEYEAYLQEIAGHTADHAEGVQAFLEKREPRFQGR
- a CDS encoding 3-hydroxyacyl-CoA dehydrogenase NAD-binding domain-containing protein — translated: MNRSTVAGGSPADLGAVVAVLGAGTMGGGIARVAVEAGFAVVLYDVAIAALERARRRLAEAWRRHEQEGRVPPGTAAERLGRLQTTTDLGAVAPAAVVIEAAPEDLGLKQDLLASVGRRVRPEALVASNTSSLSITALARVVPGPERVIGLHFFNPVPAMRLVEVVAGALSAPEAVARGVDLARRLGKEPVVCADTPGFVVNRVARPFYGEALRLLGEGVAGVETIDALLRAAGFPMGPFQLMDLIGIDVNLAVTRSVFEGYGGETRYRPHPIQQQLVAAGWLGRKTGRGFYRYSEAGEPVGVAWRGWRQVAAGSGLASVPAEGQPAAAGGPATGSAAGGGPEGRPDHLWVVGDGPLAQALGARWSQAGVEVERIAGLREALHRLAGVTASGTPAAAAAPAGGIGEAIPADPVAVPVSTAGAAAVTPAAPVRAGRPLPAAVVLTWEDLDPLAPAFWSQALGDLARLEAGLPPGVLLLVSLLPGPVAEQSWGLVHPQRVVGWAAVPPLGQAVELAAGPVTSPAALARAWSWFERAGLAAHPVADGPGGVAARVVAMLIQEAAAAEADGIAEGEAVDRAMRLGTGYPRGLLEWGTLWGWRRVLALMEGLWRHYREERYRPLPALRRRALGEPRAPGGRASRVAGGSGRP